In Blastopirellula sp. J2-11, a single genomic region encodes these proteins:
- a CDS encoding glutamine synthetase III, with protein MNFIETTTQDLYGANVFGKSEMKARLPKPVFKSVMKTMEAGQKLDPTAADIVASAMKDWAIEKGATHYAHVFYPLTGATAEKHDSFLTPDGEGSAVAEFSGAQLIQGEPDGSSFPTGGIRATFEARGYTIWDVTSPAYILENDNGTTLCIPTAFVSWTGEALDKKTPVLRSMQALNVQAQRVLKLFGYDDGALVSSTAGPEQEYFLIDRNFFFARPDLLNAGRTLFGAKPPKGQEFDDHYFGAIPDRVLAFMLEVERELFKLGVPVKTRHNEVAPSQYEIAPMFEFANVATDHQQLTMTMMRRVAEKYGMTCLMHEKPFAGVNGSGKHVNWSMGSKTQGNLLDPGDTPHENAKFLLFCAAVIRGVHKYQGLLRAVVATAGNDHRLGANEAPPAIISIFLGDQLMDVFDQIKQGGASSSIPKGTLTVGVDTLPPLPKDAGDRNRTSPFAFTGNRFEFRAVGSGQSIAGPLVAMNTIVADSLDFCATQLEEATGGDPSKLNAALQKLLTDIITEHGSVVFNGDGYSEEWHAEAEKRGLVNRKTSADALPGLESPEVKALFSKYNVLSERELESRMETYLEQYCKTIAVEGALMIEMARTLIFPAAVRYQGELASTCANLKMLGYDFDTNTLDKVTSLVKDLQDGTADLEVKLAKHGFADLKEEARYLCDTVLPAMLVVRAAADDLEGIVADDIWPLPTYQEMLFVK; from the coding sequence ATGAACTTCATCGAGACGACCACCCAAGATCTCTACGGCGCGAACGTTTTTGGCAAATCGGAAATGAAAGCCCGGTTGCCGAAGCCGGTTTTCAAATCGGTGATGAAAACGATGGAAGCGGGTCAAAAGCTGGATCCGACGGCCGCTGACATCGTCGCTTCGGCGATGAAAGATTGGGCGATCGAAAAGGGTGCGACTCACTACGCCCACGTCTTCTATCCGTTGACCGGCGCTACGGCTGAAAAGCACGATAGTTTTCTGACTCCGGACGGCGAAGGCAGCGCCGTCGCCGAATTCAGCGGCGCTCAGCTGATCCAGGGCGAACCAGATGGTTCGAGTTTCCCGACCGGCGGTATTCGCGCCACGTTTGAAGCCCGCGGTTACACCATTTGGGACGTCACCAGCCCGGCTTACATCTTGGAGAATGACAACGGTACGACTCTTTGCATTCCGACCGCGTTCGTCTCTTGGACCGGCGAAGCGCTCGACAAGAAGACGCCGGTTCTGCGTTCGATGCAGGCGTTGAACGTCCAAGCTCAGCGCGTGCTGAAGCTGTTCGGTTACGATGATGGCGCTCTGGTTTCGTCGACGGCCGGTCCCGAGCAGGAATACTTCCTGATCGATCGCAACTTCTTCTTCGCTCGTCCCGACCTGCTCAACGCCGGTCGTACGCTGTTTGGCGCCAAGCCGCCGAAGGGCCAAGAGTTTGATGATCATTACTTCGGCGCCATTCCGGATCGCGTGCTCGCTTTCATGCTGGAAGTCGAACGCGAACTGTTCAAGCTCGGCGTGCCGGTCAAAACCCGTCATAACGAAGTCGCGCCGTCGCAGTACGAAATCGCGCCGATGTTTGAGTTCGCCAACGTGGCGACCGACCATCAGCAACTGACAATGACCATGATGCGTCGCGTCGCTGAGAAGTACGGCATGACCTGCTTGATGCACGAGAAGCCGTTCGCCGGCGTCAACGGTTCTGGCAAGCACGTCAACTGGTCGATGGGAAGCAAAACGCAGGGCAACTTGCTTGATCCAGGCGATACCCCGCACGAGAACGCCAAGTTCCTGTTGTTCTGTGCGGCCGTGATCCGCGGCGTGCACAAGTATCAGGGATTGCTTCGTGCGGTTGTCGCAACCGCCGGCAATGATCACCGCTTGGGCGCCAACGAAGCTCCTCCGGCGATCATCTCGATCTTCCTCGGCGATCAACTGATGGACGTCTTTGATCAAATCAAGCAGGGGGGCGCCAGCTCGTCGATTCCGAAGGGAACGTTGACCGTCGGCGTCGATACGTTGCCGCCGCTGCCGAAAGACGCCGGCGACCGCAACCGCACCAGCCCGTTCGCTTTTACTGGCAACCGGTTTGAATTCCGTGCGGTCGGTTCGGGGCAGTCGATTGCCGGCCCCTTGGTTGCAATGAACACGATCGTGGCCGATTCGCTCGACTTCTGCGCTACGCAGTTGGAAGAAGCGACCGGCGGCGACCCGTCGAAACTGAACGCCGCTTTGCAGAAGCTGTTGACCGACATCATCACGGAGCATGGCTCGGTTGTCTTCAACGGCGACGGATACTCGGAAGAATGGCACGCCGAAGCCGAGAAGCGTGGTCTGGTGAACCGCAAAACGTCGGCCGACGCTTTGCCGGGTCTGGAATCGCCGGAAGTCAAAGCCCTGTTCTCCAAGTACAACGTTCTGAGCGAACGTGAGCTGGAAAGCCGGATGGAGACCTATCTGGAGCAGTACTGCAAGACGATCGCCGTCGAAGGCGCGTTGATGATCGAGATGGCCCGCACGCTGATCTTCCCCGCGGCGGTCCGCTATCAAGGCGAACTCGCTTCGACTTGCGCCAACCTGAAGATGCTGGGTTACGATTTCGACACCAACACGCTCGACAAGGTCACGAGCCTGGTCAAAGACTTGCAGGACGGCACCGCCGACCTGGAAGTCAAATTGGCGAAGCACGGTTTTGCGGACCTTAAAGAAGAAGCTCGCTACCTCTGCGACACCGTATTGCCGGCGATGCTGGTCGTTCGCGCCGCCGCGGATGATCTGGAAGGCATTGTGGCCGACGATATCTGGCCGCTGCCGACCTACCAGGAAATGCTGTTCGTCAAGTAA
- the rplU gene encoding 50S ribosomal protein L21, giving the protein MYAIIKEDGKQIKVEEGQELRLDYRADASAGDELTFGSVLCVSGEDGVKLGKPVLDGASVTAEVVGVVQGPKLVIQKFRRRKNSRRKTGHRQLFTKVKIGKITA; this is encoded by the coding sequence ATGTACGCGATCATCAAAGAAGACGGCAAGCAGATCAAAGTTGAAGAAGGCCAGGAGCTGCGCCTCGACTACCGCGCCGACGCCTCGGCTGGCGACGAATTGACCTTTGGGTCGGTTCTTTGCGTCTCCGGCGAAGATGGCGTGAAGCTCGGCAAGCCGGTCCTCGACGGCGCTTCGGTCACTGCCGAAGTGGTCGGCGTGGTTCAAGGCCCGAAGCTGGTCATTCAAAAGTTCCGCCGCCGCAAGAACTCGCGTCGCAAGACGGGCCATCGCCAACTTTTCACCAAAGTGAAAATCGGCAAGATCACCGCCTAG
- a CDS encoding serine/threonine-protein kinase, giving the protein MKLLDKLAALFKSNRLDIPARFERIRESITGTMSEFMVVREHSTGRVYGLKILDKEKQEFFDSRFSGLKRPCEGQIACGMKHPNIAEAYEHGLLVNGQQYVLMEMVEGRGLQAMCNDHDPHLEGEQLNLLRQMAESLAYVHEQGYIHRDICSRNFIVSRDGKTVKLIDFGLSLPAKPEFMTAGNRTGTPNYMSPEIVRRRPTDQRSDIFAFGVTAYRLCAYELPWIAQTGTGKDALQHDTIAPRNITAFRPYIDPRLAKAIHSCIQVNPKDRPQTMRDFLTLIMGIKEIDTR; this is encoded by the coding sequence ATGAAGCTACTCGACAAGTTGGCGGCGCTCTTCAAGTCGAACCGACTCGATATTCCGGCTCGTTTTGAGCGAATTCGCGAGTCGATTACCGGCACGATGAGCGAATTTATGGTGGTGCGCGAACACTCGACTGGTCGCGTCTACGGCCTGAAAATTCTCGACAAAGAGAAACAGGAATTTTTTGACTCCCGTTTTTCAGGGCTCAAACGCCCCTGTGAAGGCCAAATTGCCTGCGGCATGAAACACCCCAACATCGCCGAAGCCTACGAACATGGCTTGCTGGTCAACGGCCAGCAGTATGTGCTGATGGAAATGGTGGAGGGGCGCGGACTCCAGGCGATGTGCAACGACCATGATCCGCACCTGGAAGGGGAACAGCTAAATCTGCTGCGGCAAATGGCGGAATCTTTGGCCTACGTTCACGAACAGGGATATATCCACCGCGATATTTGTTCCCGCAATTTCATCGTTTCTCGCGACGGCAAAACGGTGAAACTGATCGATTTCGGTCTCAGCTTACCGGCCAAGCCCGAATTCATGACCGCAGGCAACCGCACCGGCACCCCCAACTATATGTCTCCTGAGATCGTTCGCCGCCGGCCGACCGATCAGCGGTCCGACATCTTTGCTTTTGGCGTAACCGCTTACCGACTATGCGCTTACGAGCTTCCCTGGATCGCCCAAACCGGCACCGGAAAAGACGCTCTGCAGCACGATACGATTGCGCCTCGCAATATCACCGCGTTTCGCCCTTACATTGACCCTCGGTTAGCGAAAGCGATTCATAGCTGCATTCAGGTCAATCCGAAGGATCGTCCCCAGACGATGCGCGACTTTTTGACGCTGATCATGGGGATCAAAGAGATCGATACGCGATAG
- a CDS encoding flavodoxin family protein, which produces MTKILVLYHSNSGNTGKMATEVAAGAQEVPDAEVRLLSIDQATTADLDWCEGIAVGSPTNYGTVSWQMKQWWDNQPLENWGQRDGRIGCAFSSAASWGGGQELTCMTLNAILMNYGYLVFGVTDLAGPQHTMHYGAIQAGEPRQEKEIAGCRRLGRRLAEWVAVYFHGRQDQHPLRQAYDRFEHLK; this is translated from the coding sequence GTGACGAAGATTCTTGTTCTCTACCACAGCAACAGCGGCAACACGGGCAAAATGGCGACCGAAGTCGCCGCAGGCGCGCAAGAAGTGCCGGACGCCGAGGTGCGTCTGTTATCGATCGATCAGGCGACCACCGCCGATCTCGATTGGTGCGAAGGGATCGCCGTTGGCAGCCCCACCAACTACGGCACTGTCAGTTGGCAAATGAAACAGTGGTGGGACAACCAACCGCTCGAAAACTGGGGCCAGCGCGACGGCCGGATCGGCTGCGCGTTCAGCTCGGCCGCTTCGTGGGGCGGCGGGCAAGAACTGACCTGCATGACGCTGAACGCAATTTTGATGAACTACGGATATCTGGTCTTCGGCGTGACCGACCTGGCCGGTCCGCAGCACACGATGCACTATGGAGCGATCCAAGCCGGCGAGCCGCGCCAGGAAAAAGAGATCGCCGGCTGCCGCCGACTTGGTCGACGTCTGGCCGAATGGGTCGCCGTTTACTTTCACGGGCGCCAAGATCAACACCCGCTGCGCCAAGCCTATGATCGCTTTGAACACTTGAAGTAA
- a CDS encoding porin family protein, with the protein MRRSSQFAVQMLAIATFFVITAISCAQEAVSAAAPVPTSATKLGPQGHDFSQFGSFQTRSTGTEGAAPAWIHDGEIPRQAIYERFGFYHSNPDDPARHQGVGQPLYGTSWRNRPYHFDYLFGVVETNDLERNEILLRSTLIQGIRLGYDFDHYWGTEIRFAYGDGKLSYASNPLLDGSAQLMMFDTNLLYYPWGDSTWRPYAALGLGATYYGYDDVNGVNRDQTNFSLPIGIGLKHYFRPWLAFRCELMDNIAFGSGDVSTTHNFSFTTGIEYRFGGSHWSYTQ; encoded by the coding sequence ATGCGCCGAAGCTCCCAATTTGCCGTCCAGATGCTAGCGATTGCGACTTTTTTCGTGATCACGGCCATTTCATGCGCACAGGAAGCGGTTTCTGCAGCTGCGCCGGTTCCCACCAGTGCGACAAAGCTAGGCCCTCAGGGGCACGATTTCTCCCAGTTTGGGAGTTTTCAGACCAGGTCCACCGGTACCGAAGGCGCCGCGCCGGCTTGGATTCATGACGGCGAAATACCTCGGCAGGCAATCTACGAGAGATTTGGATTTTATCACTCCAATCCTGACGATCCCGCGCGGCATCAAGGAGTGGGGCAACCGCTTTACGGGACAAGTTGGCGAAATCGCCCTTATCACTTTGATTATCTGTTTGGGGTGGTCGAGACCAACGATCTAGAGCGAAACGAGATTTTGCTCCGCAGCACGCTGATTCAAGGGATTCGCCTGGGCTATGATTTTGATCATTACTGGGGAACCGAAATTCGCTTCGCCTATGGTGACGGCAAGCTCAGCTATGCGTCCAATCCGCTGCTTGATGGTAGTGCTCAGCTGATGATGTTTGACACCAATCTGCTGTATTATCCTTGGGGCGACTCGACTTGGCGCCCCTACGCAGCGTTGGGGTTGGGAGCTACCTATTATGGGTATGACGATGTGAACGGCGTTAATCGCGATCAAACCAATTTTTCTTTACCTATTGGGATCGGTTTGAAGCATTATTTTCGTCCTTGGCTCGCTTTTCGCTGCGAATTGATGGACAACATCGCGTTTGGATCGGGTGACGTCTCGACGACGCACAATTTCTCGTTTACTACCGGGATCGAATATCGATTTGGCGGTAGCCACTGGAGCTATACCCAGTAG
- the ptsP gene encoding phosphoenolpyruvate--protein phosphotransferase, which produces MRILQGIAVSPGVAIGEAVVIDDKGYRIPRRFIARGAVESEMQRLEGAFAAVGKQIEQSRDEIAGELGQQYGAIFSAHLQMLQDAKLRNEIDHLVKQRHYSAEYAITRALGKYSKFFENLPTAYLRERANDVHDIERRLMGELIGNRREALEEIKSPVVVLANNLTPSETANLNREMVLGFVTEVGGPGGHTAIVAEALEIPAVVGVGDFLNEVSGGDLVIVDGDQGRVIFQPDDETIARYEQEVEEHRSLAARLDLLRDLPSELLSGEQIHLYANIEFPHEVDACLQRGAEGIGLYRTEFLYLGQEQEPTEEDHYQVYAKVVQDMGGAPVVIRTLDLGADKIARSPNESRVAEANPFLGLRSIRLSLRNISLFRTQLRAVLRASMIGEIHVMFPLVSTLHELRQAKMLLTDIMEDLDEEGIPYDRNLKIGMMVEVPSSVIMLDHFAKEVDFISIGTNDLVQYTLAVDRSNKEVAALYNNCDPAVLRLIEMTVRLAKEADIKTTLCGQMGGNPIYAMLLIGLGLRSLSITPSAIPEIKKVCRSVSLAQCEEVARRVREMENAREIKRYLREEVRRAVPELMM; this is translated from the coding sequence GAAAGCGAAATGCAACGTCTCGAAGGCGCATTCGCCGCCGTTGGGAAGCAAATCGAGCAAAGCCGCGACGAGATCGCCGGCGAATTAGGCCAGCAATACGGCGCTATTTTTTCCGCCCACTTGCAGATGCTGCAAGACGCCAAGCTCCGCAACGAGATCGATCATCTCGTCAAGCAGCGACATTATTCGGCCGAGTATGCAATCACCCGGGCGCTCGGCAAATACAGCAAATTTTTCGAGAATCTGCCGACCGCCTATCTGCGGGAACGCGCCAACGATGTTCACGACATCGAACGCCGGTTGATGGGCGAATTGATCGGCAATCGCCGCGAAGCGCTGGAAGAGATCAAATCGCCGGTCGTCGTCCTCGCCAATAATTTGACCCCCAGCGAAACGGCCAATTTAAACCGCGAGATGGTGCTGGGGTTTGTGACCGAAGTTGGCGGCCCCGGCGGACATACCGCGATTGTGGCCGAAGCGCTCGAAATCCCCGCGGTAGTCGGTGTCGGCGACTTTTTGAACGAAGTCTCTGGCGGCGACCTGGTGATTGTCGACGGCGACCAGGGCCGGGTCATTTTCCAGCCCGACGACGAAACGATCGCCCGCTACGAGCAAGAGGTCGAAGAACACCGCAGCCTGGCCGCGCGCCTTGATTTGCTGCGTGATCTCCCCTCCGAACTGCTCAGCGGTGAACAAATTCATCTCTATGCGAACATCGAGTTCCCGCACGAGGTGGACGCGTGTTTGCAGCGCGGGGCCGAGGGAATCGGGCTCTACCGGACCGAATTCCTGTATTTGGGACAAGAACAAGAGCCGACCGAAGAGGATCACTACCAGGTCTACGCCAAAGTGGTGCAAGACATGGGGGGGGCGCCGGTCGTGATTCGGACGCTTGATTTGGGCGCCGACAAGATCGCTCGCAGCCCCAATGAATCCCGTGTCGCCGAAGCGAATCCCTTTTTGGGATTACGCAGCATTCGACTGTCGCTTCGCAATATCTCCTTATTTCGTACGCAGTTACGCGCGGTATTGCGGGCCAGTATGATTGGGGAAATCCATGTAATGTTCCCTTTGGTCAGCACGCTGCACGAATTGCGGCAGGCAAAGATGCTGCTGACTGATATCATGGAGGATCTTGACGAAGAAGGGATTCCCTACGACCGGAACCTGAAAATCGGCATGATGGTCGAAGTCCCATCTTCGGTGATCATGCTCGATCATTTCGCCAAAGAAGTCGATTTTATCAGCATTGGCACGAACGATCTGGTCCAATACACCTTGGCGGTCGATCGTAGCAACAAAGAAGTAGCGGCGCTTTACAACAACTGCGACCCTGCCGTCCTCCGTTTGATCGAAATGACGGTTCGTCTGGCGAAAGAAGCCGATATCAAGACGACCCTTTGCGGCCAAATGGGGGGAAATCCAATCTATGCCATGTTGCTGATTGGGCTCGGTTTGCGTAGCCTTAGTATCACGCCGAGCGCAATTCCCGAGATTAAGAAGGTGTGCCGGAGCGTTTCTCTCGCCCAATGCGAAGAAGTCGCCCGCCGCGTTCGGGAAATGGAAAACGCTCGAGAAATCAAACGCTACCTGCGTGAGGAAGTCCGCAGGGCGGTACCCGAATTAATGATGTAA
- a CDS encoding ribonuclease E/G, with protein sequence MKKEMLINVSQPEECRIAIVEDGILEEFYLERTSQDNYVGNIYKGVVVNLEPSIQAAFVDFGVGKNGFLHISDVEPQYFRQGGYDPAEQLDDDFGGSYGGATAADFSDDEEEEVSDSASDDDAKADSDDDSDGDSDAGDDAPPKAPQSRGRGQRRPQQRRQRPGMRPRVKPPIQEIFKRGDEVLVQVIKEGIGSKGPTLSTYISIPGRYLVLMPALGRVGVSRKIEDDQVRRRLRSTLLELSPPKGLGFIVRTAGQERNKKELSRDMAYLLRLWKVIVRRLKNTTGPCDIYEESDMIIRTIRDIFSSDVDSIYVDSEPAYERAKEFLQLVMPRHVNRLKKYESKDPLFHKYRLDEEIARINQREVPLRRGGSIVIDQTEALVAIDVNSGNFRYDGTAEEAAYQLNMMAAKEIARQLRLRDLGGVVVNDFIDMRREKHRRNVERALRDSVKRDRARTKILKTSPFGLIEMTRQRIRPSLKRSVFKDCPCCKGRGVVKSAESMAIEVVRMLLAAAHHDGASHVTIRVNDEVATYLNNKKRRELARIEEDTNIVVQIYGSESFYPEHLEVECVDADGRRLHFDDRPTGNARH encoded by the coding sequence ATGAAGAAGGAAATGCTGATCAACGTATCGCAGCCGGAAGAATGCCGGATTGCGATCGTCGAGGACGGAATCCTCGAAGAGTTCTATCTTGAACGAACCAGCCAAGACAATTACGTCGGCAACATCTACAAAGGCGTTGTCGTCAATCTAGAGCCAAGCATTCAAGCCGCCTTCGTTGATTTTGGCGTCGGCAAAAATGGCTTTCTCCACATCAGCGACGTCGAGCCGCAATACTTCCGCCAAGGGGGATACGACCCGGCGGAACAGCTGGATGACGACTTCGGCGGCAGCTACGGCGGCGCCACCGCGGCCGACTTTAGCGACGACGAGGAAGAAGAAGTCAGCGACTCGGCCAGTGACGACGACGCCAAAGCCGACAGTGATGACGATAGCGATGGTGATAGTGATGCAGGGGACGACGCTCCCCCCAAGGCGCCTCAAAGCCGTGGTCGCGGCCAACGCCGTCCGCAGCAGCGCCGCCAACGCCCTGGCATGCGTCCCCGCGTCAAACCGCCGATCCAAGAGATCTTCAAGCGCGGCGACGAAGTTCTGGTGCAGGTCATCAAAGAAGGCATCGGCAGCAAAGGGCCGACCCTCTCGACCTACATCAGTATTCCCGGCCGTTACCTAGTGCTGATGCCGGCCTTGGGACGCGTCGGCGTTTCTCGCAAGATTGAAGACGACCAGGTCCGCCGCCGCTTGCGTTCGACCTTGCTCGAGCTGAGCCCGCCGAAAGGCTTGGGCTTTATCGTCCGGACCGCCGGCCAAGAACGGAACAAAAAAGAGCTGTCGCGCGATATGGCCTATCTGCTGCGACTTTGGAAGGTGATCGTCCGCCGGCTGAAAAACACGACAGGACCGTGCGACATCTACGAAGAAAGCGACATGATCATTCGGACGATTCGAGATATCTTCTCGTCCGATGTCGACTCGATTTACGTCGATAGCGAACCTGCCTATGAGCGCGCCAAAGAATTCCTCCAGTTGGTCATGCCGCGGCACGTGAATCGCTTGAAGAAATACGAGAGCAAAGACCCTCTCTTCCACAAGTATCGCTTGGACGAAGAGATCGCTCGCATCAACCAGCGCGAAGTTCCACTGCGTCGCGGCGGTTCGATCGTGATTGATCAGACCGAAGCTTTGGTCGCGATCGACGTGAATAGCGGCAATTTTCGCTATGACGGCACCGCCGAAGAAGCGGCCTACCAACTCAACATGATGGCCGCCAAAGAAATTGCTCGCCAATTGCGTCTGCGCGATCTCGGCGGCGTGGTGGTCAACGACTTTATCGACATGCGTCGTGAAAAGCACCGCCGTAACGTCGAGCGGGCCCTTCGCGACTCGGTGAAACGAGATCGTGCGCGCACCAAGATCCTGAAAACCAGCCCGTTTGGTCTGATCGAGATGACCCGGCAACGGATTCGCCCCAGTCTGAAACGGAGCGTTTTCAAGGATTGTCCCTGCTGCAAAGGACGCGGCGTGGTCAAATCGGCCGAAAGCATGGCCATTGAGGTCGTCCGCATGCTGTTGGCGGCCGCTCATCACGACGGCGCTTCGCATGTGACGATTCGGGTCAACGACGAAGTCGCGACCTATCTGAACAACAAGAAACGCCGCGAATTGGCCCGGATCGAAGAAGACACGAATATCGTGGTTCAGATCTACGGCAGCGAATCGTTCTATCCGGAACACCTGGAAGTCGAATGCGTCGATGCGGATGGCCGCCGGCTCCATTTTGACGATCGCCCCACCGGCAATGCCCGCCACTAG
- a CDS encoding ClpP family protease, which translates to MNTPFSDFRSPSAMAYAEYQRQRQMTLGDLLLENRIVFLQGEIHDGNANELVMKLLYLQSENRRKPINFYINSPGGSVTSTMAIYDTMKVVSCPVSTYCVGLAASGGAVLLAGGEAGKRFILPHAKVMIHQPHGGVGGQISDIEIQADEILKTRDVLNQVLADHCKQPIEKIAKDTDRDFYLDANAAKAYGIVDEILTKPPGESGDEDDA; encoded by the coding sequence ATGAACACGCCGTTTTCGGATTTTCGCTCCCCATCGGCAATGGCTTACGCCGAGTACCAACGTCAGCGTCAAATGACGCTAGGCGACCTGTTGCTAGAAAATCGGATCGTCTTTCTGCAAGGCGAAATTCACGACGGCAACGCCAACGAACTGGTGATGAAGCTTTTGTATCTGCAAAGTGAGAATCGCCGGAAGCCGATTAACTTTTACATCAACTCGCCCGGCGGCAGCGTCACCTCGACGATGGCCATCTACGACACGATGAAAGTGGTCTCCTGCCCGGTCTCGACCTACTGCGTAGGTTTGGCCGCATCGGGCGGAGCGGTGCTGTTGGCCGGCGGAGAAGCGGGCAAACGCTTCATTCTGCCGCACGCCAAGGTCATGATTCACCAACCCCACGGCGGCGTCGGCGGCCAGATTTCCGATATCGAAATCCAAGCCGACGAAATTCTCAAGACCCGCGATGTGCTGAACCAAGTCTTGGCCGATCACTGCAAGCAACCGATTGAAAAAATCGCGAAAGACACCGATCGCGACTTTTACCTGGACGCCAACGCCGCGAAGGCATATGGCATCGTCGACGAAATTTTGACCAAGCCGCCCGGCGAATCAGGCGACGAAGACGACGCCTAA
- a CDS encoding tetratricopeptide repeat protein, which yields MTQLHDTAATFTGRRVAFLGKLAGMSRKDASALLAAAGAKAVERPTVDIDLLVIGENDLPIFGEIDFPSAAIQQAAADGRIEIIQETTLWERLGLLETQQRIQRLYTPAMLADLLGVSKAIIRRWQRRGLIQPVREVRKLPYFDIREVATAQRLAQLLAAGTSADHIERQLASLQNLSSCVDRPLEQLSIIVEGRNVLLRQGEGLIEPGGQMRIDFEKLEPDWLPELTENASSTPRRTPAALVDLAAEYEDAGRFDAAVEALEAAATDMEESAELYFQLAELYYRSGKAERAIERYAAAIDCEPEFVEARSNLACTLVELGKLDEAVTQFQAAIAIYPDYFDAQYHLARLLDQMGRGNEATAHWEACRFLAPDDALQDEAAERLAARR from the coding sequence ATGACGCAATTGCACGACACCGCGGCGACGTTTACTGGTCGCCGCGTGGCGTTTCTTGGCAAGTTGGCCGGCATGTCTCGCAAAGACGCTTCCGCCCTGTTGGCCGCCGCCGGCGCCAAAGCGGTGGAGCGCCCGACCGTCGACATCGACTTGCTGGTGATCGGCGAAAACGACTTGCCAATCTTCGGCGAAATTGATTTCCCCTCCGCCGCGATCCAACAAGCGGCGGCGGATGGGCGGATCGAGATCATCCAAGAGACGACCCTCTGGGAGCGGCTCGGCTTGCTCGAAACGCAGCAGCGGATCCAACGTCTTTATACGCCAGCGATGTTGGCCGATCTGCTCGGCGTCTCCAAAGCGATCATTCGTCGCTGGCAACGCCGCGGCCTGATTCAGCCGGTCCGCGAAGTCCGCAAACTTCCCTATTTCGACATCCGCGAAGTCGCCACGGCGCAGCGACTCGCCCAACTGCTCGCCGCCGGTACTTCGGCCGATCATATCGAACGACAACTTGCATCGCTGCAAAACTTGTCGAGTTGCGTGGATCGTCCGCTTGAGCAACTTTCGATCATCGTCGAAGGCCGCAACGTTCTGCTTCGTCAAGGCGAAGGACTGATCGAGCCGGGGGGACAAATGCGGATCGATTTTGAGAAGCTAGAGCCTGATTGGCTTCCTGAACTGACCGAAAACGCCTCCTCGACGCCACGTCGTACGCCTGCGGCGCTGGTGGACTTGGCGGCCGAGTATGAAGACGCCGGGCGATTTGACGCGGCTGTCGAAGCGTTGGAAGCCGCGGCTACCGACATGGAAGAGTCGGCCGAACTCTACTTTCAGCTTGCCGAACTCTACTATCGCAGCGGCAAGGCCGAACGAGCGATCGAACGATACGCCGCCGCGATTGATTGCGAGCCTGAATTCGTCGAAGCCCGCAGCAATCTGGCTTGTACGCTGGTCGAATTGGGCAAACTCGACGAAGCGGTCACCCAATTTCAGGCCGCAATTGCGATTTATCCCGATTATTTTGACGCACAATATCATCTGGCCCGCCTGCTAGACCAAATGGGACGCGGGAACGAAGCGACCGCCCATTGGGAAGCCTGCCGCTTTTTGGCGCCCGACGACGCACTGCAGGACGAGGCGGCCGAGCGACTTGCTGCGCGGCGGTAA
- the clpP gene encoding ATP-dependent Clp endopeptidase proteolytic subunit ClpP — protein sequence MPLIPYVVEKSGREERVYDIYSRLLKDRIIFLGTQVNDEMANCIVAQMLFLQSEDPAADIHLYVNSPGGSVSAGMAIYDTMQFITCDVATYCIGQAASMGAVLLTAGAAGKRHALPNARVMIHQPLAGMQGTAEEILIHATEFKRIKHRLNEILIKHTGHTIDRIEKDTDRDRFMSAEESCEYGLIDHVIEKMPGK from the coding sequence ATGCCTTTGATTCCTTACGTCGTTGAAAAGAGCGGACGCGAAGAGCGCGTCTACGATATCTATAGCCGACTGCTGAAAGACCGAATCATCTTCCTGGGCACCCAGGTCAACGATGAAATGGCGAACTGTATTGTCGCGCAGATGTTGTTTCTGCAGTCCGAAGATCCGGCCGCAGACATCCATTTGTACGTCAACTCGCCAGGCGGCAGCGTCAGCGCCGGCATGGCGATTTATGACACCATGCAGTTTATTACCTGCGATGTGGCGACCTACTGCATCGGTCAGGCCGCGTCGATGGGCGCCGTGCTTTTGACCGCTGGCGCCGCCGGCAAACGCCACGCATTGCCCAATGCGCGCGTCATGATTCACCAACCGTTGGCCGGCATGCAAGGAACCGCGGAAGAAATCTTGATCCATGCGACCGAGTTCAAGCGGATCAAACATCGCCTGAATGAAATCTTGATCAAGCACACCGGTCACACGATCGACCGAATTGAGAAAGATACCGATCGCGATCGTTTCATGTCGGCGGAAGAGTCGTGTGAATATGGTCTGATCGATCATGTCATCGAAAAGATGCCGGGCAAATAA